The Anas acuta chromosome 2, bAnaAcu1.1, whole genome shotgun sequence genomic interval AAACACGTAGCTTTGTGAACAAAGGAACCAGTGAAGTGTTACCAAGCTTTTGTCTCTGCTTGTCAACTGTGGGCTGTGGATGAAGGTAAAAAGTCAAAAAGGTaacttcagaaacaaagaacacCACAAAGTAAAGGAAGATCTATTCCATTTTCCTCTTACCTGGATACGGCACTCTCCCCTTTGTTACCAGCTCTGTCAGTAAAATTCCAAATGACCACACATCTGACTTAATTGTAAACCGACCGTACAGCGCTGCTTCTGGAGCGGTCCATTTAATTGGAAATTTAGCTCCTGCAGACATCAGAAAGACAGATACTCAATTTATCCTTGGTCACGCATCGTTTACTTatgcttcaaaatattttaaaaagaatactgCACTCAAatttttttagtttgctttgtttgaCCAAATTCAAGGTAgttcagtattttaatattttaagctgGAAAGCAGTTTCAAACCAAAGTAGCAACTACTGGCTATAATTTCTGGAAGCAGTTAAGACATCTGGGATTCTTAATTAAATATGTTTCCTGAAGTGGGGTGATCTTCAGAAATTGAGGAATACCCTCTCTAGAACCTCATCTCTCTTCAAATTATAGCAAGTttttacctaaaaaaaaacGTTTCAAATGTCTTTCAAAAACATAAGTAAGTTGCTAAATAATTCTGAACACAGAAAGTTTAGAAAGTTTACAAAATATGCACTTAAGCAAGAGGGACACCCAAACATAGCTATGCAAGCACACTTAGATGCATTATCTTTATTCACGCATACAGCATACATTGACACTCTGCTAAATGTAATAGCtctaaataattttaagataATTGGACTTATTTATTGAGTAAATAAATCAATCTTACCTTGTCTCGCAGTGTACTCATTGTCCTCTATTAACCTTGCTAAACCAAAGTCTGCTATTTTACACACAAGATTGTCTCCTACAAGAATGTTAGCTGCCCGGAGATCCCTGTGGATGTAGTTCATTCTTTCAATGTAAGCCATGCCATCGGcaatcttaaaaataaagttttattaaaaattactttccatGACTACATACATTTATCCTAAGCATTAAattatatcattttattttaggtgTATTCTCATTTGGTAAGTATAGAAAGTAAAGCACAGCTTGTGACAACATTGATTTGAGCGTGCCTGGCTCTACAGTATCTATCAATTTGTAACTGACCATTTCTTTTTGACAAATTACAAAAATCTacaacagaaaatgtaagaaagaaCAGTGTACAACTGCTAGTGtacaatatttatatttagttGATAGCTGATATAGTTTTAAATTTCTAGgcacaaaatataattttcttggTTATAAAATGTACCTGAGCAGCCATATCGACGAGCTGTGGAAGTTTTAAGTacttcccttctccttcttttaGGAAGTCTAGTAAGCTGCCTGTAAAATATGACAACAGTTTggtgaaaaacaacagaaaaacacactAACTTGTCCTGAAAACAtgaacaagtttttttttttctagacgTTAGGATTGATGGATTCAGCTCCCAAAATCTGAGTTTGAAAATCCTCATTTACCAGAGCAATATGCATTGAGTATGCCGGTATAGTTGACTATAATTTGCAAATTTTATATAAGCActttttaatcaattttaatAATTCAGATAACTAAACGCTGATAAAGCAGACTGCCATTTGATGATTATATTGCCTGACCTTCCTGGTATCAATGCCTTTCCTGGCTGGACTTTCCACAATttataattaaacaaacaacaattacaaaaaacaacaacaacaacaaaatccaccTATCTGTTAGTTAAATCTTCTGCCAGCTCCAATTCTATACCAGAGAAGTGATTCTGAAATTGCTGCTTTTAATTCCTtacatgggaaaacaaaagtatCTTCCATACTTTACGACATATTATGTTCTCATATTTATATAACACAATTGTGTCCAGAATATTTCAGCATTAGTAGTATTTGAAATTAATTCCAAGGACCTGTGCcttttttaaagacaataaTTTTTACATGTATGTTAAAATCCTGTTTCTGACACAACAGCTTTCCATAAGGGTAGAGGAACAGACTGAATAAAGACTAATCCCTAATCTGTCTTATTGGAGTCAAAGTAagacagacaaaatgaaaagtgCAGTGAtggtttgggaaaaaaatcactaaataGCAGGTCTTGCAGGGGACTCATGGCAGTAGTAATGAATTAGATCTGTCTGATGCGGTTTTAGTctgttgctgtattttttcattgGAAATAAGAGCATGAAAGGCTCAAGGCTGCTTTTTCAAGGTAACATCCCTAGAAAGCAATTGTTTATCTTGATTGCCTTGCTAAAACCCGATTTCTGAACAATGAAAACTGATTTTGCATGACTAATTTAAGATCTGACAGAGACTGTCTActgttatttagaaaaaaaaacagaaagaaattcttAGATTTTCTATTCCTATGTTTTCAAACTtgtaaaacactttaaaatctttttaaacggggaaaaataaaacacacacaaaaaaaacatatttgtggAAGAGTACTGAACACAAGCAGCTACTCTCATGGGCTTTGGCAATACTTCTATTTTTTACCAGGATAGCAAAATTTCTCTGAGGTAAACAGACgtttgcatttttcaaaatctggAAAAATTGCCACGAGAATCCATTTCTTCTAAATACTAATATGCTTTTAAAGGTTATTTCCACATTCAAACTAAATCTCTATTTCACTATCAGGGGGATATATCAATGGAAGAAGGGCGGAGGACTGAAAACAAGGAGAGATAAAGGCCAGAGTCTGCTAAAAATAGCCaaccattttaaaattcatcacTCTTCtagacaagaaacaaaacaaaacaaaacaactaattCTGTTGTTGTGAGCATGAACAGAAGGAAGGCATACTCTTGTAATAGTATTTGTACTATACCACCCAATTTAAATATACCAGGCAGTATGCActaaataaatgaggaaaaatgaaatgaaatgaaatgaaatcatgTACTTGGAAGATTAGCAAGGGTGACACAGATGCATCAAAAAATTCATGCCTCCACCCATGATCTAAATCGGAACTGCTTCAAGTaggtcaagcattgctcattttaatttaatcagaATTATCATTTTAAACCTAAcattaattaaacatttaatttgttcctggggttttaaataatctttctgATACAGTATCTTCAGACTATTCTGCCACACACCTTTTGTCATGAATTCAGTGACTATGTAGATTGGTTCCTCAGAAACAACGGCATACAGCGGAACAAGCTTGTCGTGTCGTAATTTCTTCATGATTTGAGCCTCCTGCAGGAAAGCTTCTGGCATCATTGTTCCAGGTTTTAGTGTCTTGATTGCTACTTTTGTGGTTCCATTCCATGTTCCTAGAGAAGCAAATTATATGGTATTCTCCAATACAAAACCAAAGAggttttctgctattttttttctttttgcttcagttttgttAGGTAACAGAGAAATCTTAAATTACTAACTACATcgaatattatttttaactttatgtGACTGATCATaatcaatatttttccttcaattaTTTATAAGATTATCTTTTCAGATTCTAATACTGACTTActtaaaatactgttaaaacaTGCATACAGACAACTGAAAGATGTCAGCTTAAGCTCTTACCCATCCATACTTCACCAAAACATCCTTGGCCCAACTTAACTTCCAGCCTCAAAGATTCTCTAGGGATTTCCCATGCATCTTTTGCTAGTCCCTGTGTTTGTGGTTTCACAGTGGGACACACAGTTGTTAGCTTATGACACAGCCCATCGGCAtgttctggaaaatgaaaaaaaaaaaaaaaaagcttaatagTTAAACAGGGTAACACTAGCAGAAGTAACATCCTAATGTTGGTAAAAGAACTATTTCATTTACTGTTTGtcaaaatcaaaaagaaactTTGTAATTGtaggttaaaaacaaactacatatgaagtttttcttcctcatgGTAAGCACAAGCTAGTATTGGAGCACTAGAATTTTGTCTTACCTCTGTAGTGCTTCACCAACTTCTGTAGAGATTCAAATTGTGCTCTGGTTGTGATATAGTATCCACCATTGTCAAGTTTTCTGATTTTGTAGTGTTTCACATTATCACCTCTGACCTCATCCCAGTCTCGTATGGAAAGGGAGTAAGCACCTAGGAAATAAGTCATACCTGCTGTTTCACCaaaaatttacaaatatttttgatgcaTCTGCCCTACTGTCGTTATACACATACACGTGTGCACATGCATACGTGTAATGTAATCGACATAAAAATAG includes:
- the YES1 gene encoding tyrosine-protein kinase Yes — encoded protein: MGCIKSKEDKGPAMKYRTDNTPEPVSSHVSHYGSDSSQATQSPAIKGSAVNFNSHSMTPFGGPSGMTPFGGASSSFSAVPSPYPSTLTGGVTVFVALYDYEARTTDDLSFKKGERFQIINNTEGDWWEARSIATGKTGYIPSNYVAPADSIQAEEWYFGKMGRKDAERLLLNPGNQRGIFLVRESETTKGAYSLSIRDWDEVRGDNVKHYKIRKLDNGGYYITTRAQFESLQKLVKHYREHADGLCHKLTTVCPTVKPQTQGLAKDAWEIPRESLRLEVKLGQGCFGEVWMGTWNGTTKVAIKTLKPGTMMPEAFLQEAQIMKKLRHDKLVPLYAVVSEEPIYIVTEFMTKGSLLDFLKEGEGKYLKLPQLVDMAAQIADGMAYIERMNYIHRDLRAANILVGDNLVCKIADFGLARLIEDNEYTARQGAKFPIKWTAPEAALYGRFTIKSDVWSFGILLTELVTKGRVPYPGMVNREVLEQVERGYRMPCPQGCPESLHELMKLCWKKDPDERPTFEYIQSFLEDYFTATEPQYQPGDNL